The genomic stretch tcaCCGCGCCCGCGTTATACCATTATTCCATGATCGTGGTACGTTTTTGTTCCACTGTAACAAAATACTTTTTCACATGCGTATATGCgtattatataataacattTGATAAATCttgtcataaaaatatactaataatatttgttttgtaAACATCATGTGTTTCAATACATAatgttctaattaaaaatatgtcatGTAGCAGAttttataatgtttaaaaCTTGGctatttttcacgttttatgtacaataaaaTCCCAGGTATCTTTCCATCTTAATTTTATCACATCCTTGGCAGTAAGAGCTGATGTTCCATAactaaatacaataaatttcttaaacacgtaaataataaaaaatatccatACGATGATACCGCATGTTACGGTATACAATGAAATACCCCACGCTGGACGATGAGTgctaaaatgaaaaatataaactcgtaattattttatatataaaaaaaattgcatttaagtttattttattcttaatgaAAATCATAACATAcccaattaaataatatagatGGTCAATTGTGGCTGCtgttaataaaactttgaaaATGAAAGCTGGTAAGTAATGATGCAAGAACAAAGTTcgttcaataaataaaaaaggtaaaaaatgaagaaaatatcCAGCTAACAGTACGTAagcgttattaataaacttttccCACTCTTTCTCTGGAATGTCGAAACattgtcttcttcttctcattaaataaaatattaataacgttacatATATGATTACAGAAATGGTACCAGAGTACCAAATTACGATGTTCCCTAAAAGGTGTACTTGTGCCTAAAacaatagattttattttataaaacccagcaaaagtaaaaaaaaaaaaaaaattgaattgaattaagataaaaaaatattccaactCACGTTGCTGTCGACAGACACCCAATATGCAATCCCGCGGGACATCAGTGGCCACTCCAGAGGTCCGCTTGAATACATGTGACTATTTTGACCCTCTTGGCCGCcaaataacatttttacttGCAGTTCTGCGAATTTCTCCCAGAAGCTCAAAGTAGTCGCCTGTAACGGTATCATTTCCGCGCTAATCAGCTCCCTTTCCCGTTGTTTCTGATCGTCACTTTTAGTATACCGATGCTCCTCGACATTCCATATAGAATTAGTTTGGTCCATTAGTCGATCTGCCACGACTTCATGCTGATTGAAACCCCAATCAGGCAATTGTCTGCCGCTAAACTTTAACGCAAACTCGGCACCGTTCGCATGCACGTGTATCAATCGTACTTGGCTTTGAATTGCATGCCACGCGTCGCCGGAATTATCTTTATTCGTTATTTCTACCCGCCACAAGTTCTGAGCCGGCATAGACACGTTGTAATCAATATAACATGACACTTCTTGACTTTGTGGCGTCATTGGCGCCGCAACATCGTGCGAGTTCAACGCCCTGCTCGTGATTCCATGAACTAATTGAATTACATCACCGTGCCGAATAGGCTCGCTGGGTTTCGTTACCACTAGATCGTTCTTGTCCGGCTTTTTGACAATCCACCAATTGTTAACATCCTTAAATGAATAACAAGTGACTTGTTGCTGATGAGAACTCCCGCGACCGTCAGGATACCGCAACGGGTACACTTGATTGTGACTGTGCAACCAACAGGCTCTGCCGTACGTATGTCTAAGAGTTATTTGCGAGCCGTGTGTCACTTCCAGAGGCTGCCCCTTTGTAATACTGGCAAGTCCTCCTTCCAAACTTGCTTGAAACGCACTTGTCATCACTGAATCATGCGGTCCTGCTTTTGAAAGTGTTGCT from Cardiocondyla obscurior isolate alpha-2009 linkage group LG12, Cobs3.1, whole genome shotgun sequence encodes the following:
- the Rt gene encoding protein O-mannosyltransferase rt, with the protein product MTMEVRRRRAKPQENKHDADATADQPRTVQRDEANGQTDLNTSIESDKASLSYSKSKQFLSNNTVRARININLEIDLIATILLITGICTRLYRLEEPRSIVFDELHYGKYVGLYMKRTFFFDSHPPLGKQLVSAAAYLAGFDGQFKFDKIGSLYSDAVPLYALRLVPAICGSLLIPTGYYLVLELGLRQWSAAIGGLLLLLDNALLTQSRFILMESILIHFSLLGLLCIVKFRKVMDQPASASWWIWLILGIVNLTCALCVKYVGFYSMALALFLISRDYWSLLSRKTLSNTILWIHLLLRFVVLIAVIAIVYLSIFYVHLATLSKAGPHDSVMTSAFQASLEGGLASITKGQPLEVTHGSQITLRHTYGRACWLHSHNQVYPLRYPDGRGSSHQQQVTCYSFKDVNNWWIVKKPDKNDLVVTKPSEPIRHGDVIQLVHGITSRALNSHDVAAPMTPQSQEVSCYIDYNVSMPAQNLWRVEITNKDNSGDAWHAIQSQVRLIHVHANGAEFALKFSGRQLPDWGFNQHEVVADRLMDQTNSIWNVEEHRYTKSDDQKQRERELISAEMIPLQATTLSFWEKFAELQVKMLFGGQEGQNSHMYSSGPLEWPLMSRGIAYWVSVDSNAQVHLLGNIVIWYSGTISVIIYVTLLIFYLMRRRRQCFDIPEKEWEKFINNAYVLLAGYFLHFLPFLFIERTLFLHHYLPAFIFKVLLTAATIDHLYYLIGTHRPAWGISLYTVTCGIIVWIFFIIYVFKKFIVFSYGTSALTAKDVIKLRWKDTWDFIVHKT